A window of Aerococcus urinae contains these coding sequences:
- the gndA gene encoding NADP-dependent phosphogluconate dehydrogenase: MTQAQIGVIGMAVMGKNLALNIESRGYTVAIYNRTTSRMEAVYEENKDKNLVPTRTLEEFVEHLERPRRILLMVKAGAATDHFIDQILPLLEEGDILIDGGNTYFKDTMRRSEKLAQSGIHFIGMGVSGGEEGALKGPALMPGGQKEAYLEMKDILEAMAAKAPSDGKPCVTYIGENGAGHFVKMVHNGIEYGDMELISESYDLLRHYLGLSVEECAQYFKQWNQGELDSYLIEITADILTKKDPQTKAPMIDVILDAAGNKGTGKWTSQEALDLGVPLPTITDSVYARYISALKDERVRASQVLEGPSQVKGVEDKENFIEKIRQALYFSKLMSYAQGFVEYREASKTYNWNLDYKAIASIFRGGCIIRAQFLETIMAAYENNPELENILLDDYFKEIAAKYQQATRDVVSAAVQAGIPVSGFTSAISYYDSYRSATLPANMIQAQRDYFGAHTYQRVDQEGTYHFLWDEEKEVKQ, encoded by the coding sequence ATGACTCAAGCACAAATTGGTGTAATCGGAATGGCGGTAATGGGGAAAAACTTAGCCCTAAATATTGAAAGCCGCGGCTATACGGTCGCTATTTATAATCGGACTACCTCACGGATGGAAGCCGTTTATGAAGAAAACAAGGACAAGAACTTAGTCCCTACCCGTACGTTAGAAGAATTTGTTGAACATCTTGAACGTCCCCGTCGTATTTTACTTATGGTAAAGGCTGGGGCGGCTACTGATCATTTTATTGACCAAATTTTACCTCTTTTAGAAGAAGGGGATATCCTCATTGACGGAGGAAACACCTATTTCAAGGATACTATGCGACGTTCAGAAAAATTAGCTCAATCCGGGATCCACTTTATCGGTATGGGAGTTTCTGGTGGTGAGGAGGGTGCCCTGAAGGGGCCTGCTTTAATGCCAGGTGGTCAAAAAGAAGCCTATCTAGAAATGAAAGATATTCTTGAAGCCATGGCGGCTAAGGCACCAAGTGATGGTAAACCCTGCGTGACCTATATTGGTGAAAATGGAGCCGGTCACTTTGTCAAAATGGTCCACAACGGTATCGAATATGGGGACATGGAATTAATTAGTGAATCCTATGATTTATTGCGTCATTATTTAGGCTTAAGCGTGGAAGAGTGCGCTCAATACTTCAAGCAATGGAACCAAGGCGAATTAGACAGCTATTTGATTGAAATTACCGCTGATATTTTGACCAAGAAGGACCCCCAAACCAAAGCACCCATGATTGACGTTATCCTTGATGCTGCGGGTAATAAGGGAACCGGAAAATGGACTTCTCAAGAGGCCTTAGATTTAGGTGTGCCGCTACCAACCATTACGGACTCAGTTTACGCGCGTTATATTTCTGCTTTAAAGGATGAACGTGTTCGTGCTAGCCAAGTCTTAGAAGGTCCAAGCCAAGTGAAAGGCGTTGAGGATAAAGAAAACTTTATTGAAAAAATTCGTCAAGCTCTCTATTTCTCTAAACTCATGAGCTACGCCCAAGGTTTTGTGGAATACCGTGAAGCAAGCAAGACTTACAACTGGAACTTAGATTATAAGGCCATTGCAAGTATTTTTAGAGGGGGATGTATTATTCGAGCACAATTCCTTGAAACAATTATGGCTGCTTATGAGAATAATCCAGAATTAGAAAATATTCTTTTAGATGATTACTTTAAAGAAATAGCCGCTAAATACCAACAAGCTACTCGTGATGTGGTGAGTGCAGCAGTTCAAGCGGGTATTCCGGTATCTGGATTTACTAGTGCGATATCATATTATGACAGCTATCGTTCCGCTACACTACCTGCTAATATGATTCAAGCACAAAGAGATTATTTTGGGGCCCATACCTATCAAAGAGTGGACCAAGAAGGAACTTATCATTTCTTATGGGATGAAGAAAAGGAAGTTAAGCAGTAA
- the rny gene encoding ribonuclease Y, which yields MDGLTIAFVIVTLIVGLLVGLVIGYKRRQNVEEEERNEAQNTAKGILAQANKDAEAKRKEILLDAKEKAQDYRNQVESELSDRRQEITQKEQRLFQREENLDRRENVLTNKENDQLSKEQSIQDRLKNVSQKEEEAQAMVQERQDEIERISMMTTEDAKALILKETEANLSNEIALRIRNAEENYKEQAHKIATSIILQAIETSAADTVADTSVTRIDLPNDDMKGRIIGKDGRNIKTIEALTGIDLIIDDTPETVVLSGFDPIRREIARIALENLIKDGRIHPAKIEEAVERARKSMDTKIRDTGEETTFDLGIHDMHPDLVKLVGRLNYRTSYGQNVLNHSVEVAKLAGIIASELGEDEQLAKRSGLLHDIGKAVDHEVEGTHVEIGTELARKYNENDIVINAIAAHHGDIESASAIAIIVQVADALSAARPGARSESLENYIQRLRSLEALANEFSGVKKTYAIQAGREIRVIVNPEKVDDLSVVKMSHDISKRIEDELDYPGQIKVTVIRESRSVDYAR from the coding sequence ATGGATGGTTTAACTATTGCCTTCGTTATCGTTACTTTAATTGTTGGCCTTTTAGTCGGATTAGTAATTGGTTACAAAAGACGTCAAAATGTTGAAGAAGAAGAACGTAATGAGGCGCAAAATACTGCAAAAGGAATTTTAGCTCAAGCCAATAAAGATGCTGAAGCTAAAAGAAAAGAAATTCTTTTAGATGCAAAAGAGAAAGCTCAGGATTATCGCAATCAAGTAGAAAGCGAATTAAGTGACCGTCGTCAAGAAATTACTCAAAAAGAGCAAAGACTCTTCCAAAGAGAAGAAAATCTTGATCGGCGAGAAAATGTTCTTACCAATAAGGAAAATGATCAGCTTTCTAAAGAGCAATCGATTCAAGATCGCTTAAAAAATGTTTCTCAAAAAGAAGAAGAAGCCCAAGCAATGGTTCAGGAACGTCAAGATGAAATCGAGCGGATTTCTATGATGACAACTGAAGACGCCAAGGCTTTGATTTTGAAAGAGACAGAAGCAAACTTATCTAATGAAATTGCTTTACGAATTCGAAATGCAGAAGAAAACTATAAAGAGCAAGCACATAAGATCGCTACTTCAATTATATTACAAGCAATCGAAACATCTGCTGCCGATACAGTCGCTGATACTTCGGTAACCCGTATCGATTTACCAAACGATGATATGAAAGGTCGTATCATCGGTAAAGATGGGCGGAATATTAAAACCATTGAAGCCTTGACTGGGATTGATTTAATTATCGACGACACTCCAGAAACGGTGGTACTCAGTGGTTTTGACCCGATTCGTCGGGAAATTGCTCGGATTGCTTTAGAAAATCTAATTAAGGATGGACGTATTCATCCAGCAAAAATTGAGGAAGCGGTTGAACGTGCTAGAAAATCAATGGATACAAAAATTCGTGATACTGGGGAAGAGACAACCTTTGACCTAGGTATTCATGATATGCATCCAGACTTAGTCAAGTTAGTCGGACGTTTAAACTATCGCACCAGCTATGGGCAAAATGTCTTGAACCATAGTGTCGAAGTAGCTAAACTGGCTGGTATTATTGCTAGTGAACTCGGCGAAGATGAACAACTTGCTAAGCGAAGTGGATTATTACATGATATTGGCAAAGCTGTGGACCACGAGGTAGAAGGTACCCATGTCGAAATCGGTACTGAACTCGCTCGTAAATATAATGAAAATGATATCGTTATTAATGCCATTGCGGCCCACCATGGAGATATTGAATCTGCTTCTGCGATTGCCATTATTGTTCAAGTCGCTGATGCCTTGTCAGCTGCTCGTCCTGGTGCTCGAAGTGAATCATTAGAGAATTATATTCAACGTTTAAGAAGTTTAGAAGCCCTAGCTAATGAATTTAGTGGTGTGAAGAAGACATACGCTATTCAAGCGGGTCGCGAAATTCGTGTGATTGTTAACCCCGAAAAGGTGGATGACTTAAGTGTCGTTAAGATGTCACATGACATTTCTAAACGTATTGAAGACGAACTGGATTACCCAGGCCAAATTAAGGTGACGGTAATACGTGAATCCCGTTCTGTGGATTATGCAAGATAA
- the pgsA gene encoding CDP-diacylglycerol--glycerol-3-phosphate 3-phosphatidyltransferase: MNLPNRLTMLRILMIPLFILLIEIPFNWGTWTIASQSVSVQLAVAALIFAVASFTDWLDGYIARRDNLVTNFGKFADPLADKMLVITALIELIALGKASAWIVAIIVMRELAVTGLRLLIVTEGEVLAAKWPGKIKTCTQMLAIILLLMNDFPFQALPFSLGQLCLYLALLATIYSGYDYFKKNWQVFSDSF, encoded by the coding sequence ATGAATTTACCTAATCGACTGACCATGCTAAGGATTTTGATGATTCCCTTATTTATTTTATTGATAGAAATTCCCTTTAATTGGGGAACATGGACCATTGCTAGTCAAAGTGTGAGTGTTCAATTGGCTGTGGCAGCTCTCATTTTTGCCGTAGCGAGTTTTACTGATTGGTTGGATGGCTACATTGCCCGTCGTGATAACCTAGTGACCAACTTTGGTAAATTTGCCGACCCCCTAGCGGATAAAATGTTGGTGATTACAGCTCTAATCGAGCTCATTGCTCTAGGCAAGGCGTCAGCTTGGATTGTTGCCATTATTGTCATGCGTGAATTGGCCGTTACGGGCTTAAGACTATTGATCGTGACTGAAGGGGAGGTTCTAGCAGCTAAGTGGCCAGGAAAAATCAAGACCTGTACCCAGATGTTGGCGATCATTTTATTATTAATGAATGATTTTCCTTTCCAAGCCTTGCCATTTTCACTCGGACAGCTTTGCCTCTACCTGGCTTTACTAGCAACCATCTATTCAGGTTATGATTATTTTAAAAAGAATTGGCAAGTCTTTAGTGATAGTTTTTAA
- a CDS encoding acylphosphatase: MLTSKLQVQGRVQGVGFRFHVTRLANKLQLTGTVKNESDGSVTIQLQADEAQRDHFITELQDPKNIPYARIDQLSITGEKDLPVMHDFHPIY, translated from the coding sequence ATGCTAACTAGTAAACTACAAGTTCAAGGACGGGTACAAGGCGTCGGTTTCCGTTTTCACGTTACCCGCCTAGCCAATAAACTGCAACTGACCGGTACGGTAAAAAATGAGTCCGATGGCAGTGTGACTATCCAATTACAGGCAGATGAAGCCCAAAGAGATCATTTTATCACAGAGCTCCAAGATCCTAAGAATATCCCTTACGCTAGAATCGACCAGCTAAGTATCACGGGAGAAAAAGATCTTCCAGTCATGCATGATTTTCACCCCATATATTGA
- a CDS encoding competence/damage-inducible protein A, whose amino-acid sequence MKAEIIAVGTEMLMGQIVNTNAPFMARQLNELGIEHYYETVVGDNPKRLVELTQIAESRSDMIIYSGGIGPTQDDLTKQAIAEYLNEELIYDQDCLEQIKQYYQDRHQTMSSNNLQMALTFKNGQSLNNETGQACGSLIHKNGCLYVFLPGFPDELEPMFINEVKPYLFEHLTNKQVLSSRFLNFFGIGEAELTSRLEDLIAKQSNPTIAPYASKSVVTLRLTAQGKNKVVTDKLLDQAQEGILDLVGDYYYGSGYNYLPMDALFDYLNQEGKTIAFAESLTGGLAAHLLVNHEGSSKIFKGSTVSYSEYAKAHVIGVSQATLDQEGMVSEDCAQQMAELTCSDYGADYAISFTGVAGPDKMEGQEVGTVYCGFASQGQTTQVKRYHINGNRSAIRLKVIYQAVLDFIQDKL is encoded by the coding sequence ATGAAGGCAGAAATAATCGCGGTAGGAACAGAAATGCTTATGGGACAAATTGTCAATACCAATGCTCCCTTTATGGCTAGACAACTGAATGAACTAGGAATTGAACACTACTATGAGACGGTAGTGGGCGACAATCCCAAACGCTTAGTTGAATTAACTCAGATTGCCGAGTCACGTAGCGATATGATCATTTACTCTGGGGGAATTGGACCGACCCAGGATGATTTGACCAAGCAAGCCATTGCCGAGTACTTAAATGAAGAGCTTATCTACGACCAAGACTGTCTAGAGCAGATAAAGCAGTACTACCAGGACCGCCATCAAACCATGTCCTCCAACAACCTCCAAATGGCCCTAACTTTCAAAAATGGGCAATCGCTTAATAATGAAACGGGACAAGCCTGTGGTAGCCTCATTCATAAAAATGGCTGTCTCTATGTTTTTCTCCCAGGTTTTCCAGATGAATTGGAACCCATGTTCATTAACGAAGTCAAGCCCTACCTGTTTGAACACTTGACCAATAAACAGGTACTGTCCTCCCGTTTTTTAAACTTCTTTGGCATTGGGGAAGCTGAACTAACTAGCCGTTTAGAAGACTTGATCGCTAAGCAAAGTAATCCAACGATCGCTCCTTATGCCTCAAAATCAGTAGTCACCTTAAGACTCACGGCTCAAGGGAAGAATAAAGTAGTGACAGATAAACTACTAGATCAAGCCCAGGAAGGAATCCTTGACCTCGTTGGTGACTATTATTACGGAAGCGGTTATAATTATCTCCCTATGGATGCCTTATTCGATTATTTGAACCAAGAAGGAAAAACGATTGCTTTTGCTGAAAGCCTAACGGGTGGTCTAGCAGCGCATTTATTGGTCAACCATGAAGGGTCTTCAAAAATTTTTAAGGGCTCAACAGTTTCCTATAGTGAATATGCCAAGGCCCATGTCATTGGGGTGAGTCAAGCAACTCTCGACCAAGAGGGTATGGTTAGCGAGGATTGTGCCCAGCAAATGGCTGAATTAACCTGCTCGGACTATGGGGCTGATTATGCTATTAGTTTCACCGGAGTTGCTGGCCCCGATAAAATGGAAGGTCAAGAGGTTGGAACCGTCTATTGTGGTTTTGCTAGCCAAGGGCAGACTACCCAGGTCAAACGCTATCACATTAATGGCAATCGTTCAGCCATTCGTTTAAAGGTTATCTACCAAGCTGTGTTAGATTTTATCCAAGACAAGTTGTGA
- a CDS encoding response regulator transcription factor produces the protein MEAKKQILLIDAEEEWVHYLGDELNSENYFATIAHDGPMGLELAHQHQWDLILLDLDLPLLNGLEVMRRLRQEMTVPILVMTQRSSVIDQVSALDQGADGYLIKPLPIEVFLAHIRSILRRMTIEANENHIRQTRLVFRDLLVEKENHLAYRGEEVLDLTKREYDLLVIFMENINKVLSREKLLKDVWGFQSVVETNVVDVYIRYLRNKIDPNRNQKYIQTIRGAGYVMRDEDNS, from the coding sequence TTGGAAGCAAAAAAGCAAATTCTTTTAATCGATGCTGAAGAAGAATGGGTGCATTACCTCGGTGATGAGTTAAATAGTGAAAATTATTTTGCTACAATCGCTCATGATGGTCCAATGGGTTTAGAACTAGCTCATCAACACCAATGGGATTTGATTTTACTTGATTTAGATTTGCCTTTGTTAAATGGCTTAGAGGTCATGCGCCGCTTGCGGCAAGAGATGACGGTCCCAATTCTAGTGATGACCCAGCGCTCATCGGTCATTGACCAAGTGTCCGCCTTGGACCAAGGAGCTGATGGTTATTTAATTAAGCCGCTTCCAATTGAAGTTTTTTTAGCACACATACGCTCAATTTTAAGGCGTATGACCATTGAAGCCAATGAAAACCACATTAGACAGACCCGCTTGGTCTTTCGCGATTTACTAGTGGAAAAAGAAAATCATCTTGCTTATCGTGGCGAAGAGGTCTTAGACTTGACAAAACGTGAGTATGACCTATTAGTAATTTTTATGGAGAATATCAATAAGGTGTTGAGCCGGGAAAAATTACTTAAAGATGTCTGGGGTTTTCAAAGTGTGGTTGAAACCAATGTCGTGGACGTTTATATTCGTTACTTACGTAATAAAATAGATCCCAATAGGAATCAAAAGTATATCCAAACCATCCGCGGTGCTGGTTATGTCATGCGCGATGAGGATAACTCTTAG
- the yidC gene encoding membrane protein insertase YidC: MKTSLKSKHFQLLSLLAASSLFLGGCVSRNQDSWTFRLIASPINQLIEWLAQFFNGNYGFAIIGLVIIIRLLLIPLTYKQQTSSILGTEKRRYYQPYLMKFQELIQGAETPEEQMEYTRQQQAFMKDNNISLFGNMGCLPLLIQLPILSGMYVAIYNNQNIANYNFFGFSLGEPNLVLTIIFILLSFLQTRISMQTMPEEVREQQGKSMLFMPLMLGFVVFNVPAAIGLYLVTTTIWGMLQQLAINTFVHPRIKAKVEDEMKDNPIRFDQHYKPNNSVKDVTHTANSSTSATKPHKSNRNAGKQNRKK; encoded by the coding sequence TTGAAAACAAGTCTCAAATCAAAACACTTCCAGCTGCTCAGTCTATTGGCTGCCTCTTCCTTATTCTTAGGAGGCTGCGTTAGCCGTAACCAAGACAGCTGGACTTTTCGTTTAATTGCCAGTCCAATTAACCAGTTAATCGAGTGGTTGGCCCAATTTTTCAATGGTAACTATGGTTTTGCTATTATTGGCCTAGTGATCATCATCCGCCTACTACTTATTCCACTCACCTACAAGCAACAAACCAGTTCCATTCTGGGAACAGAAAAACGCCGTTATTACCAACCTTACTTGATGAAATTCCAAGAGTTAATCCAAGGCGCTGAAACTCCAGAAGAGCAAATGGAATATACCCGTCAACAGCAAGCCTTTATGAAGGATAATAACATCTCCCTATTTGGAAATATGGGCTGTTTACCCCTGTTAATTCAGTTACCTATCCTTTCCGGGATGTATGTGGCAATCTATAATAACCAAAATATTGCCAACTACAATTTCTTTGGCTTCTCTTTAGGAGAACCCAACCTAGTTTTAACAATTATCTTTATTCTTTTATCTTTCTTACAAACCCGGATCAGCATGCAAACCATGCCTGAAGAAGTCCGCGAACAACAAGGTAAATCCATGCTATTTATGCCTCTCATGCTAGGTTTTGTTGTCTTCAACGTCCCTGCTGCGATTGGTTTATACTTAGTAACAACCACTATTTGGGGAATGCTCCAACAATTGGCCATTAATACCTTTGTTCATCCTCGTATTAAAGCTAAAGTGGAAGATGAAATGAAGGATAATCCCATTCGCTTTGACCAACATTATAAACCCAATAATTCAGTCAAAGATGTCACCCATACAGCAAATTCCTCAACTTCAGCAACTAAGCCTCATAAATCTAACCGGAATGCGGGAAAACAAAACAGAAAGAAATAA
- a CDS encoding DNA translocase FtsK codes for MAKRKTRSKKKTNNTYQQAIIAFFILILTGLGSFQLGFLGRIVKASMRFIVGELYLLGFFLVAITALAYLLTNQGPNWRKRPYSSLLLAVPILALLCHAIQFKEVMAKGESLFAVSLNHFLAGFKGDFQPDVGGGIMGAGLYQVSYFILSQWGTYLLIFLAALAWLAYCLNISGQEMISSVQNLFQMAVQWLQGFINVTKEKSAKRKEAKANRAKKSQPEILAKNHSPKLAAEEDDNNEVRLDDDKNQESAVEIVGPNYQNLVESEEESALDQKKASQSQDQASQLSLDIDEEDDGEDLSDLTIEAEEENPDYKLPPVNLLNPIHHTDQSSEYHIIKENIKTLEKTLASFNVDAKVTKANLGPAVTKYEIEPAVGTKVSKITNLADDIALALAAKDIRIEAPIPGKSVIGIEVPNQKVSVVSFRDSFENQPANTKLLEVPLGRSIYGDTRVADLTKMPHLLIAGSTGSGKSVCINGMIVSILLKAKPNEVKLMMIDPKKVELNVYNGIPHLLTPVVTNPRKAAQALNKVVEEMERRYELFAATGQRNIDGYNHHVSEYNETSDDKQALLPYIVVIVDELADLMMVASKEVEAAITRLAQMARAAGIHMILATQRPSVDVITGIIKANVPSRIAFAVSSGTDSRTIIDQNGAEKLLGRGDMLFMPMGEGKPLRVQGAFITDEEVESVVDFVKDQQEANYSEAMMPSEVNENSAADDLDEMWDEVIDFVKGRETVSISMLQRQFRIGYNRAARLVDDMEARGIVSEQNGSKPRTVNISEKPEEQED; via the coding sequence ATGGCAAAAAGAAAAACACGTTCAAAGAAAAAAACAAATAATACTTACCAACAAGCGATTATCGCTTTTTTTATTTTAATTTTAACCGGGCTAGGGAGTTTTCAACTGGGCTTTTTAGGTCGAATTGTTAAAGCCAGCATGCGTTTTATTGTGGGCGAGCTCTACTTATTGGGCTTTTTCCTGGTGGCCATTACCGCCCTTGCCTATCTATTAACCAATCAAGGGCCAAATTGGCGCAAACGCCCTTACAGTTCTCTGCTATTAGCCGTCCCCATTTTGGCTTTACTCTGCCATGCGATCCAGTTTAAAGAAGTCATGGCCAAGGGGGAGTCTTTATTTGCCGTTAGTTTAAATCACTTTTTGGCCGGTTTTAAGGGAGATTTTCAGCCCGATGTTGGTGGCGGTATCATGGGCGCTGGTCTCTATCAAGTGAGTTATTTTATCCTCAGCCAATGGGGTACCTACTTACTTATTTTCCTAGCTGCTTTAGCTTGGCTGGCTTACTGCCTAAATATATCCGGTCAAGAAATGATTTCTAGTGTTCAAAATCTTTTTCAAATGGCGGTGCAATGGCTACAAGGCTTTATAAATGTTACTAAGGAGAAATCCGCTAAACGTAAAGAAGCCAAGGCTAATAGGGCTAAGAAAAGTCAGCCAGAAATTCTAGCGAAAAATCATTCCCCTAAGCTAGCTGCAGAGGAAGATGATAATAATGAAGTCAGGCTTGATGACGACAAAAATCAAGAATCCGCTGTGGAAATTGTAGGGCCCAACTACCAAAATTTAGTAGAATCTGAAGAAGAATCAGCCCTTGACCAGAAAAAGGCAAGTCAAAGCCAAGATCAAGCTAGCCAATTAAGCCTGGATATCGACGAAGAGGATGATGGGGAAGATTTATCTGATTTAACTATCGAGGCCGAAGAAGAAAATCCAGATTATAAACTCCCTCCAGTCAACCTCTTAAATCCGATTCACCACACGGATCAAAGTAGTGAGTACCACATTATTAAAGAAAACATCAAAACTTTGGAAAAGACCTTAGCCAGTTTCAATGTGGATGCCAAGGTGACTAAGGCAAATTTAGGTCCGGCAGTTACCAAGTATGAAATTGAACCGGCAGTCGGTACCAAGGTATCTAAAATTACCAACTTAGCTGACGATATCGCCTTGGCCCTAGCTGCTAAGGATATCCGGATCGAAGCGCCGATTCCAGGAAAGTCAGTGATTGGTATTGAAGTCCCTAACCAAAAGGTGTCTGTGGTTTCCTTTAGAGACAGTTTTGAGAACCAGCCAGCTAACACTAAGTTACTCGAAGTTCCCTTGGGACGGTCAATCTATGGGGACACCCGGGTGGCAGACTTAACGAAAATGCCCCATCTCTTAATTGCAGGGTCGACGGGTTCGGGTAAATCCGTCTGCATCAATGGTATGATTGTGTCCATTTTATTAAAGGCTAAGCCTAATGAAGTGAAATTAATGATGATTGACCCCAAAAAGGTTGAGTTAAACGTCTATAACGGTATTCCTCATCTACTAACTCCAGTAGTAACTAATCCACGCAAAGCCGCCCAAGCCTTGAATAAGGTAGTTGAGGAAATGGAGCGGCGTTATGAATTATTTGCCGCAACGGGTCAGCGAAATATCGATGGCTATAACCACCATGTGAGTGAATACAATGAGACCAGTGATGATAAACAGGCCTTGCTGCCTTATATTGTGGTTATTGTCGATGAATTAGCTGACTTGATGATGGTGGCTTCCAAAGAAGTTGAGGCTGCCATCACCCGTTTAGCACAAATGGCGCGGGCAGCTGGTATTCACATGATTTTAGCTACCCAACGGCCGTCCGTTGATGTTATTACGGGGATCATTAAGGCTAATGTGCCTTCCCGGATTGCCTTTGCCGTATCTAGTGGGACAGATTCACGGACAATTATCGATCAAAATGGTGCGGAAAAACTCCTCGGCCGTGGTGATATGCTCTTTATGCCCATGGGAGAGGGAAAACCCTTAAGAGTACAAGGTGCTTTCATTACGGACGAAGAGGTTGAAAGCGTGGTTGATTTTGTTAAAGACCAGCAAGAGGCCAACTACAGCGAGGCGATGATGCCTAGCGAAGTGAATGAGAATAGCGCGGCTGACGACCTTGATGAGATGTGGGATGAGGTCATTGATTTTGTCAAGGGTCGCGAAACGGTTTCGATTTCCATGCTGCAACGTCAATTTCGTATCGGTTACAACCGGGCCGCTCGCCTAGTTGATGACATGGAGGCACGCGGCATTGTCTCAGAACAAAACGGTAGCAAGCCGCGCACAGTTAATATTAGTGAAAAACCAGAAGAACAGGAAGACTAA
- the recA gene encoding recombinase RecA, translated as MSTSHDANRQKALDQALKQIEKNFGKGAIMKMGESTDTQVSTVPSGSLSLDIALGVGGYPRGRIIEVYGPESSGKTTVALHAVAEVQKQGGIAAFIDAENALDPEYARALGVDIDELLLSQPDTGEQGLEIADALVSSGAIDIVVVDSVAALVPRAEIEGEMGDSHVGLQARLMSQALRKLSGSINKTKTIAMFINQIREKVGVMFGNPETTPGGRALKFYSTIRLEVRRGERIKSGQDIIGNRTKIKVVKNKVAPPFKVAEVDIMYGQGISQAGELVDLAADMDIIKKSGSWYSYGDDRIGQGRENAKLYLTENPDIFKEIDSKVRAEYGFGPAVEDDDSEDETSKEETKNDSSSDEENETLDLFNDDEE; from the coding sequence ATGAGTACATCACATGATGCAAACCGCCAAAAAGCTTTAGACCAGGCTCTTAAACAAATTGAAAAAAACTTCGGTAAGGGAGCTATAATGAAAATGGGAGAATCGACGGATACTCAGGTTTCGACTGTCCCGTCAGGCTCCTTATCCTTAGATATCGCTCTAGGAGTCGGAGGTTACCCGCGTGGACGAATTATTGAAGTCTACGGTCCAGAATCTTCCGGGAAAACCACTGTTGCCTTACACGCTGTTGCTGAGGTTCAGAAACAAGGTGGTATTGCTGCCTTTATTGATGCCGAGAACGCCTTAGACCCTGAATACGCTAGAGCTTTAGGGGTTGACATTGATGAGCTATTACTCTCTCAACCAGATACTGGTGAACAAGGACTAGAGATTGCCGATGCCTTAGTGTCCTCTGGTGCGATTGATATTGTTGTTGTCGATTCTGTTGCTGCCTTGGTTCCACGGGCTGAAATTGAAGGTGAGATGGGGGACTCCCATGTGGGCCTCCAAGCTCGCTTGATGTCTCAAGCCCTACGGAAGTTATCGGGCTCCATTAATAAGACGAAAACCATTGCCATGTTTATAAACCAGATCCGTGAAAAAGTAGGTGTCATGTTTGGTAACCCAGAAACCACCCCAGGGGGACGGGCCCTAAAATTTTATTCCACTATCCGTCTAGAAGTGAGACGCGGTGAACGGATCAAATCCGGTCAGGATATTATTGGTAACCGCACCAAGATTAAAGTGGTAAAAAATAAGGTAGCTCCGCCATTTAAGGTTGCTGAAGTGGACATTATGTATGGCCAAGGGATTTCTCAAGCAGGTGAATTAGTCGATTTAGCTGCTGACATGGATATCATTAAGAAGAGTGGTTCTTGGTATTCATACGGGGATGACCGGATTGGCCAAGGACGCGAGAATGCCAAACTATATCTCACCGAAAATCCTGACATATTTAAGGAAATTGATAGCAAGGTTCGAGCAGAGTATGGTTTTGGACCAGCTGTTGAAGATGACGATTCAGAGGATGAAACAAGCAAAGAAGAAACCAAAAACGATTCATCAAGTGATGAAGAAAATGAGACCCTAGATTTATTTAATGATGATGAAGAATAA